The following proteins come from a genomic window of Musa acuminata AAA Group cultivar baxijiao chromosome BXJ1-7, Cavendish_Baxijiao_AAA, whole genome shotgun sequence:
- the LOC103991972 gene encoding putrescine hydroxycinnamoyltransferase 1-like: MEVEIVESSFVVPSEDTRKHSIWLSNLDLLLAPSSHTPTITLFRHNGDPNFFSVEILKAALAKALLHFYPLAGRVAVGEDGRLEIQCTGEGVLFVVARSTCTLDVLNDFTPSEEMRRLFVPSSDWNDHMCIMLQVSFFECGGVCLGIAAHHGVVDGVSALHFINTWSDIARGAEGTVVVSHDRTLLRARSPPTVPFEHFEYQCCNPRRQLSTTMAAKLKLSKDQLTSLKTSIELGSGRRISTFEAVTAYVWRCACKARQLEADQETRLYLPVDVRSRLKPSLPPGYFGNAIVRTSVAVATGEIVSSPLQRTVEQMHDAVVRVDDEYIRSIIDLLELMKDIRDIDLGSWQESQNDVWVTSWLRLPVYEADFGWGKPAFMARAFVNLKGMLYILRSPEGDGGITLIMTLEAENMPRFKKVFIQELDCLKQAGA; the protein is encoded by the exons ATGGAGGTAGAGATAGTGGAGTCGAGCTTTGTCGTTCCCAGCGAAGACACCCGGAAGCACAGTATCTGGCTCTCTAATCTGGATTTGTTACTCGCCCCGAGTAGTCACACGCCAACCATCACCCTCTTTCGACACAACGGTGACCCCAACTTCTTCTCTGTGGAGATCCTGAAAGCGGCCTTGGCCAAGGCCCTGCTCCATTTCTACCCCTTGGCGGGCCGGGTCGCCGTCGGTGAAGACGGCCGGCTTGAGATCCAGTGCACCGGCGAGGGAGTCCTCTTCGTGGTGGCTCGATCGACCTGCACCTTGGATGTCCTCAACGACTTCACGCCGTCGGAAGAAATGAGGCGGCTTTTCGTGCCCTCGTCCGATTGGAATGATCACATGTGCATCATGCTTCAG GTGAGTTTCTTCGAGTGCGGTGGGGTGTGCTTGGGCATCGCCGCGCACCACGGCGTCGTGGATGGCGTCAGCGCGCTCCATTTCATCAACACATGGTCCGACATAGCCCGAGGAGCTGAGGGCACCGTGGTGGTATCCCATGACCGCACCCTCCTCCGCGCTAGGTCCCCTCCGACCGTCCCCTTCGAGCACTTTGAGTACCAGTGCTGCAACCCAAGGCGTCAGCTCTCCACCACCATGGCTGCCAAGCTCAAGTTATCCAAAGACCAGCTCACTTCCCTCAAGACCAGCATAGAATTAGGCAGCGGGCGACGCATTTCCACCTTCGAAGCAGTCACGGCGTACGTGTGGCGGTGCGCATGTAAGGCGCGCCAACTGGAAGCAGATCAGGAGACCCGGCTATACTTGCCCGTTGACGTGCGTAGCCGCCTGAAGCCGTCGCTTCCCCCTGGCTATTTCGGCAATGCCATCGTCCGGACGTCTGTGGCCGTAGCAACCGGGGAGATCGTATCCAGTCCCCTGCAGCGGACCGTCGAACAAATGCACGACGCAGTTGTCCGCGTGGACGACGAGTACATCCGGTCTATCATCGACTTGCTGGAGTTGATGAAGGATATCAGGGACATAGATTTGGGTTCATGGCAGGAATCACAGAACGACGTCTGGGTCACCAGCTGGCTGCGGCTGCCGGTGTACGAGGCGGACTTTGGGTGGGGGAAACCGGCGTTCATGGCGCGCGCGTTTGTGAACCTCAAGGGAATGCTGTACATATTGCGCAGTCCAGAAGGCGATGGGGGGATCACGTTGATAATGACGCTGGAAGCCGAGAACATGCCGCGGTTCAAGAAGGTGTTCATCCAGGAATTGGACTGTTTGAAGCAAGCTGGTGCATAA